A window of Sphingomonas astaxanthinifaciens DSM 22298 genomic DNA:
CGGCCCCGGTCGAGCGTCAGCGGCGCGCGGCGGTTGGCGATCCGGTAGAGATAGCGCCGGCCGAGGCAGGAGAAGCGCGCGTGCCAGTCGTCGGCCACCGGCTCGGCCGACAAGACTGCGACCGGATGCGGGCGGAGAAGCGCGTTCAGTCCTTCCGCCAGGCGATGGCCGGTCAGCGGCTTTGCGATGTCGACATGCACTGCCATCGCGAGAGCATGGACTCCGGCGTCGGTCCGGCCCGAGGCGTGGGCGGTCACCTGCTCGCCGGTCAGCTTGCGCGCCGCATCCTCGAGCGCGCCCTGAACCGAGGGACCGTGATCCTGGCGCTGCCAGCCCATGAAGGGCGCGCCGTCCCATTCGAGGATCAGCTTCCAGCGGGTCACGAAAGGACGGTGCCCTTCGGGATCGCGAAGCCGCGCAGCAATTCGGCCGGGGTCATCGGGCGGCTCCCCGCGCGCTGCACGAGGGTCGGGCGGATCGCGCCCGAGCCGCAGGCGATGGTGAGCATGTCGTCGAGGACGGTGCCGGGTGCGGCGCCGACCCCGCTGACGAGCTCGGCGGCAAGCAATTTCACCCGTTCCGAGCCGGCTTCGAACCAGGCACCGGGGGCAGGGGCGAAGGCGCGGACCTGCCGCTCGGTGAAGGCGGCGGCGCGGGTCCAGTCGATCCGCGCCTCGGCCTTGGCGATCTTGGGCGCGAGGGTGACGCCCTCGGCCGGCTGCGGGCGCGGCGCGGAGGGGGACGCCAGTTCCTCGACCATCAGCCGCGCGCCCATCGCCCCCAGTTCGGTCGTCAGTTCGCCGACATTCTTGGCGGCGATCGGGGTGGTCCCCACCCGCAGCATCGGCCCAG
This region includes:
- the fmt gene encoding methionyl-tRNA formyltransferase, whose product is MRLIFMGSPAFAVPTLDALVAAGHEIAAVYCQPPRPAQRGKKLQPTAVQLRAEELGLPVRSPERLRSEEEQAAFAALGAEAAVVAAYGLLLPQPILDAPSRGCLNVHASLLPRWRGAAPIHRAILAGDEETGVTIMAMEAGLDTGPMLRVGTTPIAAKNVGELTTELGAMGARLMVEELASPSAPRPQPAEGVTLAPKIAKAEARIDWTRAAAFTERQVRAFAPAPGAWFEAGSERVKLLAAELVSGVGAAPGTVLDDMLTIACGSGAIRPTLVQRAGSRPMTPAELLRGFAIPKGTVLS
- the truA gene encoding tRNA pseudouridine(38-40) synthase TruA — protein: MTRWKLILEWDGAPFMGWQRQDHGPSVQGALEDAARKLTGEQVTAHASGRTDAGVHALAMAVHVDIAKPLTGHRLAEGLNALLRPHPVAVLSAEPVADDWHARFSCLGRRYLYRIANRRAPLTLDRGRAWRVAKPLNLEAMREAAAHLVGHHDFTTFRSVHCQSDSPVKTLDRLDVEAVGEEIHVHAAARSFLHHQVRSMVGCLGLVGMGQWAPDRMREALEAKDRGALGLNAPAEGLYFAEALYESPDA